One Spinacia oleracea cultivar Varoflay chromosome 4, BTI_SOV_V1, whole genome shotgun sequence DNA segment encodes these proteins:
- the LOC110778296 gene encoding protein FAR1-RELATED SEQUENCE 5-like, translating into MLMMKEAKNEDEAYDLYNEYAFSKGFGIRVGKGRKRQNSELYTMKRFLCSCEGVKDEKRKRTRSYARLDTRTGCTVFVLFSIGKDGVWTVVNHNMIHNHAMVPLNKRHLIRSQRKVSMEALYFMSTLKASGVKVSDTLRVLRKEVGGSPMVGFTASDAYNALSRAKANKLEGHDFHQLIKYFVQRNSSEEGFYYDFELSEEDGLLSFFWRDGRMKRYYDYFGDLLVFDTTYRTNKYDMICAPFVGMNHHANNVMFGMGFVINEKTESFNWLFQTYLTSMGGNPPITIMTDQAPSIAVGIRNIFPDARHRLCTWHIGENSKKHIGQYRALDGFSDIFNYLLKYCETAAEFEYHWPRMLTHYKCVENPWLKNLYTIREMWCPAYSKNYWSGGVLSSQRCETTNKSVSNRLDKTQGLCDFYHVFSANSA; encoded by the exons atgttAATGATGAAGGAAGCTAAAAATGAAGACGAAGCTTATGATTTGTATAATGAATATGCTTTTAGTAAAGGTTTTGGTATTAGGGTTGGGAAAGGTCGGAAACGTCAAAACAGTGAACTTTATACTATGAAACGGTTCTTGTGTAGCTGCGAAGGGGTTAAAGatgaaaaaagaaagagaacaaGGTCTTATGCTAGATTGGATACGCGTACTGGGTGTACTGTTTTTGTTCTGTTTTCTATTGGTAAGGATGGTGTGTGGACGGTTGTGAATCATAATATGATTCATAATCATGCTATGgttcctctaaataagaggcaTTTGATAAGATCACAAAGGAAGGTTAGTATGGAGGCTCTTTACTTTATGTCTACTTTAAAAGCTAGTGGTGTTAAAGTGTCTGATAccttgagggttttgaggaaagAAGTAGGCGGATCTCCTATGGTTGGTTTTACAGCTAGTGATGCTTATAATGCTTTATCACGTGCAAAAGCTAATAAACTTGAAGGTCATGACTTTCATCAGTTAATCAAGTATTTTGTTCAGAGAAATTCCAGTGAAGAAGGTTTTTATTATGACTTTGAGCTTAGTGAAGAAGATGGACTTTTAAGTTTCTTTTGGCGTGATGGTAGGATGAAGagatattatgattattttgggGATTTATTGGTTTTTGATACTACTTATAGGACCAATAAATATGATATGATTTGTGCTCCTTTTGTTGGTATGAACCATCATGCTAATAATGTTATGTTTGGAATGGGTTTTGTTATCAATGAAAAAACAGAATCTTTTAATTGGCTTTTTCAAACTTACCTTACATCAATGGGTGGAAATCCTCCAATAACCATTATGACAGACCAAGCTCCATCCATTGCTGTTGGGATAAGGAATATTTTTCCAGATGCTAGACATAGATTATGTACGTGGCATATTGGGGAGAATTCAAAGAAGCATATTGGGCAGTATAGAGCTTTAGATGGTTTTTCTGACATATTCAATTATCTTCTGAAGTATTGTGAAACTGCTGCTGAATTTGAATATCATTGGCCAAG AATGTTGACTCACTATAAATGCGTTGAAAATCCATGGTTGAAGAATTTATATACAATCAGAGAGATGTGGTGTCCTGCTTATTCTAAGAACTATTGGTCTGGTGGTGTGTTATCATCACAGCGTTGTGAAACTACCAACAAGTCAGTTTCCAATCGACTTGATAAGACACAAGGCTTATGTGATTTTTATCATGTTTTTTCTGCAAATTCAGCTTAA